A part of Oncorhynchus kisutch isolate 150728-3 linkage group LG2, Okis_V2, whole genome shotgun sequence genomic DNA contains:
- the LOC116353129 gene encoding uncharacterized protein LOC116353129, producing METETTGIHSHGDRDYRYTQPWRQRLQVYTAMETETTGIHSHGDRDYRYTQPWRQRLQVYTAMETETTGIHSHGDRDYRYTQPWRQRLQVYTAMETETTGIHSHGDRDYRYTQPWRQRLQVYTAMETETTGIHSHGDRDYRYTQHSHGDRDYRYTQHSHGDRDYRYTQHSHGDRDYRYTQPWGQRLQVYTTQPWRQRLQVYTAMETETTGIHNTAMETETTGIHNTAMETETTGIHSHGDRDYGYTETTGIHNTAMETETTGIHNTAMETETTGIHSHGDRDYRYTQHSHGDRDYRYTQHSHGDRDYRYTQPWRQRLQVYTAQPWRQRLRVYTAMETETTGIHNTAMETDYRYTQHSHGDRDYRYTQHSHGDRDYRYTQPWRQRLQVYTAMETETTGIHSHGDRDYRYTQPSQIVD from the exons ATGGAGACAGAGACTACAGGTATACACAGCCATGGAGACAGAGACTACAGGTATACACAGCCATGGAGACAGAGACTACAGGTATACACAGCCATGGAGACAGAGACTACAGGTATACACAGCCATGGAGACAGAGACTACAGGTATACACAGCCATGGAGACAGAGACTACAGGTATACACAGCCATGGAGACAGAGACTACAGGTATACACAGCCATGGAGACAGAGACTACAGGTATACACAGCCATGGAGACAGAGACTACAGGTATACACAGCCATGGAGACAGAGACTACAGGTATACACAGCCATGGAGACAGAGACTACAGGTATACACAGCCATGGAGACAGAGACTACAGGTATACACAGCCATGGAGACAGAGACTACAG GTATACACAGCCATGGAGACAGAGACTACAGGTATACACAACACAGCCATGGAGACAGAGACTACAGGtatacacagcacagccatggagacagagactacaggtatacacagcacagccatgGAGACAGAGACTACAGGTATACACAGCCATGGGGACAGAGACTACAGGTATACACAACACAGCCATGGAGACAGAGACTACAGGTATACACAGCCATGGAGACAGAGACTACAGGTATACACAACACAGCCATGGAGACAGAGACTACAGGTATACACAACACAGCCATGGAGACAGAGACTACGGGTATACACAGCCATGGAGACAGAGACTACGGGTATACAGAGACTACAGGTATACACAACACAGCCATGGAGACAGAGACTACAGGTATACACAACACAGCCATGGAGACAGAGACTACAGGTATACACAGCCATGGAGACAGAGACTACAGGTATACACAACACAGCCATGGAGACAGAGACTACAGGTATACACAACACAGCCATGGAGACAGAGACTACAGGTATACACAGCCATGGAGACAGAGACTACAGGtatacacagcacagccatgGAGACAGAGACTACGGGTATACACAGCCATGGAGACAGAGACTACGGGTATACACAACACAGCCATGGAGACAGACTACAGGTATACACAACACAGCCATGGAGACAGAGACTACAGGTATACACAACACAGCCATGGAGACAGAGACTACAGGTATACACAGCCATGGAGACAGAGACTACAGGTATACACAGCCATGGAGACAGAGACTACAGGTATACACAGCCATGGAGACAGAGACTACAGGTATACACAGCCATCCCAGATTGTGGACTAA